A genome region from Erythrolamprus reginae isolate rEryReg1 chromosome 4, rEryReg1.hap1, whole genome shotgun sequence includes the following:
- the TMEM30B gene encoding cell cycle control protein 50B: MASGSYNVSRGFSEGPQPQNRPDNTAFTQQRLPAWQPLLTAGTVLPLFFALGLAFLAVGLGLFFSSEFIHEVELDYTGAPGNNCSSCAQLTNSSDPRWVPSCKCGLYFKLPANFSLPICLYYQLSNYYQNNRRYSISRDDEQLSGVAWALRHPSQECKPYQRNHRKVPIAPCGSIANSLFNDTFELYRQLPNGSLANVILDKQGISWWTDTNVKFQNPEPVKGSLCDAFSNTTKPPFWPRPVCKLDPYDINNTGFVNEEFVVWMRTAALPTFRKLYARIRHNSSTALPEGTYYLNISYNYPVLGFHGSKKVILSTLSWMGGKNPFLGIAYLVLGAACILGGILMTLVHFKFRHQNEDEDD, translated from the coding sequence ATGGCTTCTGGCTCTTACAACGTCAGCCGGGGCTTCTCGGAGGGGCCTCAGCCACAGAATCGGCCGGACAACACGGCCTTCACCCAGCAGCGCCTGCCAGCCTGGCAACCCTTGCTGACGGCTGGCACGGTGCTGCCACTGTTCTTTGCGCTGGGCCTCGCCTTCCTGGCTGTGGGGCTGGGCCTTTTCTTTTCCTCGGAGTTCATCCATGAGGTGGAGCTGGACTACACGGGCGCCCCGGGCAATAACTGCTCCAGCTGTGCCCAGCTGACCAACAGCAGTGACCCACGATGGGTGCCGTCGTGCAAGTGCGGGCTGTACTTCAAGCTGCCCGCCAACTTCTCGCTGCCCATCTGCCTCTACTACCAGCTCTCCAACTACTACCAAAACAACCGACGGTACAGCATCTCCCGGGACGATGAGCAGCTCAGCGGGGTGGCCTGGGCCCTGCGCCACCCCAGTCAGGAATGCAAGCCTTACCAACGTAACCACAGGAAGGTGCCCATTGCGCCCTGCGGGTCGATCGCCAACAGCCTCTTCAACGATACCTTTGAGCTCTACCGCCAGTTGCCCAATGGCTCTCTGGCCAATGTGATCTTGGATAAACAGGGCATCTCCTGGTGGACCGATACCAACGTCAAATTCCAAAACCCAGAGCCGGTCAAAGGCAGCTTGTGTGATGCCTTCAGCAACACGACCAAACCTCCCTTCTGGCCCCGGCCGGTCTGCAAGCTGGACCCCTATGACATCAATAACACGGGCTTTGTTAATGAGGAATTCGTCGTCTGGATGCGCACGGCTGCCCTGCCCACCTTCCGGAAACTTTATGCCCGCATTCGCCACAACTCCTCGACAGCACTGCCCGAGGGCACGTACTACCTGAACATCAGCTACAATTACCCTGTGCTGGGTTTCCATGGAAGCAAGAAAGTCATCCTCAGCACCCTCTCCTGGATGGGGGGTAAGAATCCCTTCCTGGGCATTGCCTACCTGGTCCTGGGCGCCGCATGTATCCTGGGCGGCATCCTCATGACTCTGGTCCATTTCAAGTTCCGGCACCagaatgaagatgaagatgattaG